The following are from one region of the Paenalkalicoccus suaedae genome:
- a CDS encoding response regulator, with the protein MIRVVLADDHKMVRDGLKFFLAGYGDIEIVGEAVDGEEAVAVVAEAKPDIVLMDLRMPRLSGIEAAKRIRSEAPHTQVIMLTSFEDQLQVLEAIEAGVAGYQLKDVEPEELVDTIYRVHRGERVIHPRVTSHVLKRLTRPSQESPLKELTKRERDVLAEISCGRSNREIALTLSISEKTVKTHVSHILSKLEVKDRTQAALLAIEHKEELHQKS; encoded by the coding sequence GTGATTCGAGTCGTATTAGCAGATGATCACAAGATGGTGCGAGATGGCTTGAAATTTTTTCTCGCAGGCTATGGAGATATTGAAATCGTTGGCGAGGCAGTAGATGGGGAAGAGGCAGTAGCAGTTGTTGCTGAAGCAAAGCCTGATATCGTCCTCATGGATCTTCGGATGCCGCGTCTATCAGGAATTGAAGCGGCAAAGAGGATAAGGAGTGAAGCGCCACACACGCAGGTCATCATGCTCACAAGCTTTGAGGACCAGCTCCAGGTTTTAGAGGCTATTGAGGCAGGTGTCGCGGGCTATCAGCTCAAGGATGTGGAGCCAGAAGAGCTTGTCGATACGATTTACCGAGTACATAGAGGGGAGCGCGTCATTCACCCAAGGGTAACGAGTCATGTGTTGAAGCGGTTAACCCGCCCGAGTCAGGAGAGCCCATTAAAAGAGCTCACCAAAAGAGAGCGTGACGTACTTGCTGAGATTTCCTGCGGGAGATCGAATCGAGAGATTGCTCTCACCCTCTCTATTTCAGAAAAGACGGTGAAAACGCATGTCTCTCATATCTTATCTAAATTAGAAGTAAAGGATAGGACGCAAGCGGCACTGCTAGCAATTGAGCATAAGGAGGAGCTACATCAAAAGTCGTAG
- a CDS encoding MFS transporter: MNQLFKDRKLPIILLSNICASIGSGMIMIAIPFMFLQKEGGAVSFGYMTIAVTIGLFITTPLVGSLIDKHSRKRILLVSMTGACIITAFFALGGGNAGGGSTAVWQLSVLFIVASFYYHLFYPTMFALNQELFEPEQYKTVNGLMEIQGQTAAVLAGVLAAILMPILPFTYLLSINAIAYLLSIGILLFLPYTHSLKQRPPGPNGVSLRFRNEGLEFLKQRPILFVFLLCSFMPFIGVMVTNYLFPIYIDDILALGAAAHGIKSFTYGIGAVLAGILLPICLRKWEHHSLIMILTWMYTGVVCMFVFVIHPIVFFVGIVFYAIGNAGIRVARNSFMMHHVPNDRIGRVDSVFRTCGLAIRIMLLTFFTQLVAGEQVLVSFYLLVALLVVSSGTITFIYGKLQTKRTTPFIALKKA, from the coding sequence ATGAATCAACTATTTAAGGACCGAAAGCTACCAATTATTTTATTAAGTAATATATGTGCATCTATTGGCTCAGGCATGATTATGATCGCCATTCCCTTTATGTTTCTTCAAAAGGAGGGCGGGGCAGTTTCATTTGGCTATATGACGATCGCGGTGACGATTGGGTTATTCATAACGACTCCGCTCGTTGGATCCTTAATCGATAAGCATTCCCGTAAGCGTATCTTACTTGTCAGTATGACGGGAGCTTGTATCATCACGGCATTTTTTGCGCTAGGCGGAGGTAATGCTGGCGGCGGTTCGACAGCAGTGTGGCAACTATCCGTCTTATTTATTGTCGCCTCCTTTTACTACCATCTGTTTTATCCGACGATGTTCGCTCTTAACCAAGAGCTATTTGAGCCGGAGCAATATAAAACAGTCAATGGACTCATGGAAATTCAAGGTCAAACAGCAGCGGTTTTGGCTGGGGTATTAGCGGCGATACTTATGCCTATCTTGCCGTTTACCTATTTATTAAGCATCAATGCGATCGCTTATTTACTCAGCATCGGCATCCTTCTCTTTTTACCTTACACGCATTCCCTCAAGCAGCGCCCTCCTGGACCGAATGGAGTAAGTCTGCGGTTTCGCAATGAAGGACTGGAATTCTTGAAGCAACGCCCCATCTTATTTGTCTTTTTACTCTGTTCCTTTATGCCCTTCATTGGCGTCATGGTAACAAACTACCTCTTCCCAATCTACATAGATGACATTCTAGCGCTTGGTGCAGCGGCTCATGGGATAAAGTCGTTTACGTACGGAATAGGTGCCGTTTTAGCCGGGATTTTATTGCCTATTTGCTTAAGAAAATGGGAGCATCACTCTCTCATTATGATATTAACCTGGATGTACACAGGAGTTGTTTGTATGTTTGTCTTCGTGATCCATCCGATTGTCTTTTTTGTAGGGATTGTTTTTTATGCCATAGGTAACGCTGGTATTCGCGTTGCGCGTAACTCCTTTATGATGCATCACGTGCCAAACGATCGAATTGGTCGTGTAGACAGTGTATTTCGAACGTGCGGATTGGCAATTCGGATTATGTTATTAACATTCTTTACGCAGCTCGTTGCTGGAGAACAGGTATTGGTTAGTTTTTATTTGTTAGTCGCACTACTAGTTGTGTCATCGGGTACTATCACTTTTATATACGGAAAACTCCAAACGAAACGGACCACACCATTTATCGCTTTAAAGAAAGCGTAG
- a CDS encoding sensor domain-containing protein, with protein MLTSRFLEVCSDPVIIVRATGELVQRNRHWKELDGAFFHFGEVLYFNKENHMWLVESVHRYGYVDRELELYDEHEQSFRLTITFLEEDLFICMLKADSTSSILAETTHSIIESMVGAFYSLDNEYRFAYMNTKAGKMLEREPQQLIGKVVWEEFPSSRETNVYDHFKFAIENMEPVTFEDYYEPLDTWFDVQVIPNRTGGLSVYFHNINEKKELEVSLWNAAHTDFLTGLPNRRRLYQFMDISIADKEPFVIYYINLIQFRSINDLYGHEVGDLLIKEIGRRLKVEIHSGTVCHLSGDDFAVIYQGIHGEPTLSSFGETLIELFSKPFVIEGLPAIYVDPSIGASIFPIDGKEPDTLLDKAAVAMEEAKKKDASYVMCYDRDMHEAINREIMLAQELRNAILNEELSYHYQPQVDSRTHEIIGMEVLTRWNHPVLGPIPPNTFIPIAEANGVIEGVTRNQITVCLAEFKRLRNNHRYNGTISFNISSRLLTSRSFIDFLVGSIREAEVPFEKIELELTESVQLFSDKDILKHLSILRERGLRFAIDDFGTGYSMLSYLNRFPIDKLKIDKSFIDPLGVDLGVESVLISIIGLARNLHLEVIAEGVETEEQCLRLQEHGCYDVQGYYYYKPLTCNDLSLVLMELHHQ; from the coding sequence ATGCTGACTTCCAGATTTCTTGAAGTGTGTTCAGATCCGGTCATTATTGTTCGTGCAACTGGTGAGCTTGTTCAACGTAATCGTCACTGGAAGGAATTGGATGGTGCGTTTTTCCATTTCGGTGAAGTACTATATTTTAATAAAGAAAATCATATGTGGCTAGTAGAAAGTGTGCATCGGTATGGCTATGTCGATCGGGAATTAGAGCTTTATGACGAACATGAGCAATCATTCAGACTTACTATTACATTTCTCGAAGAGGATCTCTTTATCTGTATGCTAAAAGCGGATTCAACAAGCTCTATACTAGCAGAAACGACACATAGCATCATTGAAAGTATGGTCGGAGCATTCTATTCGCTAGATAATGAATACCGATTTGCCTATATGAATACGAAAGCAGGAAAAATGCTTGAGAGAGAGCCGCAGCAGTTAATTGGGAAAGTCGTGTGGGAGGAGTTCCCCTCCTCCAGGGAGACGAATGTATACGATCATTTTAAATTCGCTATAGAGAATATGGAGCCTGTCACGTTTGAAGATTATTATGAACCACTCGACACATGGTTTGACGTACAGGTTATTCCTAATCGAACTGGAGGACTATCGGTATATTTCCACAATATTAATGAGAAAAAAGAGCTCGAAGTATCCTTATGGAACGCCGCTCATACGGACTTTTTAACAGGGCTCCCAAACAGACGCCGACTCTATCAGTTTATGGATATATCGATTGCTGATAAGGAACCGTTTGTCATCTACTACATTAATTTAATCCAGTTCCGTTCTATCAACGACCTCTATGGACATGAGGTAGGCGATCTGCTCATTAAAGAAATTGGCCGTCGTTTAAAAGTTGAGATTCACTCAGGTACTGTTTGTCATTTAAGTGGCGACGATTTCGCAGTCATTTATCAGGGTATTCACGGAGAACCAACTTTATCCTCTTTTGGCGAAACGTTAATTGAGCTTTTTAGTAAGCCTTTTGTAATTGAAGGATTACCTGCTATTTATGTCGATCCAAGTATTGGAGCGAGCATCTTTCCTATAGATGGGAAAGAGCCGGATACGCTTTTAGATAAAGCAGCGGTCGCGATGGAAGAGGCGAAGAAAAAGGATGCCTCGTATGTCATGTGTTATGACCGTGACATGCACGAGGCAATTAATAGAGAGATCATGCTAGCGCAAGAGCTGCGCAATGCCATCTTAAATGAGGAGCTCTCCTACCATTATCAGCCACAGGTTGATAGTCGCACGCATGAAATTATCGGGATGGAAGTCCTTACAAGATGGAATCATCCTGTACTAGGACCAATTCCACCGAATACGTTTATTCCAATAGCGGAAGCAAACGGGGTTATAGAAGGCGTCACACGTAATCAAATCACCGTTTGTCTTGCCGAATTCAAGCGGTTAAGAAATAATCACAGGTACAATGGCACAATTAGTTTTAACATCTCATCTCGGCTACTGACTAGTAGAAGTTTTATTGATTTTCTTGTGGGGTCTATAAGAGAGGCAGAGGTCCCTTTTGAAAAAATCGAGCTTGAACTAACCGAAAGTGTCCAGCTCTTCTCAGACAAGGATATTTTAAAGCACTTATCTATTTTACGAGAGCGAGGTCTGCGTTTTGCTATCGACGATTTTGGGACTGGCTACTCCATGCTGTCCTACTTAAATAGATTTCCAATAGATAAATTGAAAATTGATAAGAGCTTTATTGATCCTCTTGGCGTGGACCTCGGAGTAGAGTCTGTGTTGATCTCGATTATTGGTCTTGCGCGCAACCTCCATTTAGAAGTGATAGCAGAAGGCGTTGAGACAGAAGAGCAATGTTTACGTCTTCAAGAGCACGGCTGCTATGATGTCCAAGGGTATTATTACTATAAACCTTTAACATGTAATGATCTTTCACTTGTTTTGATGGAGCTCCATCATCAATAA
- a CDS encoding DUF1499 domain-containing protein produces MYIIILVALAALAGFGGATMAKQNNSKPGGLGVRDGKLSPVPKTPNAVSTQTDDEKKRVEPLPFKGDLAESKARIERILDDMGTVLVERNQPDYIHAIDKSKTMKFKDDLEFFFHEEKQHIDLRFASRVGQSDFGVNKKRYESIKNAYLG; encoded by the coding sequence ATGTACATTATTATTTTAGTTGCTTTAGCTGCTCTCGCCGGTTTTGGTGGGGCTACGATGGCCAAGCAGAATAACAGTAAGCCTGGTGGTTTAGGTGTGAGGGACGGTAAGCTGTCTCCAGTACCGAAGACTCCGAACGCAGTTTCTACACAAACGGACGATGAGAAGAAGCGAGTAGAACCACTTCCGTTTAAAGGGGACCTTGCGGAATCGAAGGCGCGAATTGAGCGTATTTTAGATGACATGGGTACGGTCTTAGTGGAACGCAATCAGCCTGACTATATCCATGCGATCGACAAGTCGAAGACGATGAAGTTTAAGGATGACTTAGAGTTCTTTTTCCACGAAGAAAAGCAGCACATTGATTTGCGCTTCGCTTCGAGAGTAGGACAGTCCGACTTCGGGGTTAATAAGAAGCGGTATGAGTCTATTAAAAACGCTTATCTAGGTTAA
- a CDS encoding dihydrolipoyl dehydrogenase family protein: MTKKYDVAVIGAGAGGLTAAYTANGFGKKVVLIDKSKPGGECTWSGCIPSKGMINQAKEAHHARRFIQELSIDTASVMEEIRDVMETVYEGETPEVLEDAGIDYLQGHAIVKGSGRLEVDGEPIEAKFIFLATGSKPLVPPIDGLDNVPYLTNETLFQEEDLPKSMLILGGGNIGVEMAQALNRLGVKVTLVEMGPRILGRDEEELTAKLCDHLHSEGIRILVGTKAVKADYADGQVHLTCEEDNESFVLKGDKLLLALGRKPTVSGLGLAESGVEVNKKGIVVNDYLETTLKNVYAIGDVVGPYQLSHMANAQGIRAVQNALLPFKRKMSYKHVTWATYTDPEIARSGMSEEEAREKHGDSIRVYRHDYDHLDRALTKKGSFGRVKIILDKKGYILGASVLGDRAGEIIAQIQTAKTLKIKFGALSKVIHPYPTYSEILVKMAKKAYVDGIFANPIVKFALSFRKKGE, encoded by the coding sequence ATGACAAAAAAGTATGATGTAGCTGTAATTGGAGCTGGTGCAGGCGGACTCACCGCTGCGTATACGGCAAATGGATTCGGTAAAAAGGTTGTCCTTATAGATAAATCGAAGCCCGGCGGCGAATGTACGTGGTCAGGCTGTATTCCAAGTAAAGGCATGATTAATCAGGCGAAGGAAGCGCATCACGCACGACGTTTTATTCAAGAGCTTTCTATTGATACTGCTTCTGTTATGGAGGAAATTCGTGACGTTATGGAGACTGTCTACGAAGGAGAAACGCCCGAAGTCTTAGAGGACGCTGGCATTGATTATTTACAGGGTCATGCAATAGTAAAGGGTTCCGGTCGTCTAGAAGTCGACGGCGAGCCAATTGAAGCTAAGTTCATTTTCCTAGCGACTGGATCAAAGCCACTTGTTCCACCGATTGATGGATTAGATAACGTGCCTTATTTAACAAACGAAACGTTATTCCAAGAAGAAGACCTTCCTAAAAGCATGCTCATTCTAGGTGGCGGTAATATCGGTGTCGAGATGGCGCAGGCGTTAAATCGCCTCGGCGTAAAAGTCACGTTAGTCGAAATGGGTCCTCGTATTTTAGGTCGCGATGAAGAAGAGCTTACTGCGAAGCTTTGTGATCATCTCCACAGTGAAGGTATCCGTATTCTGGTTGGCACAAAGGCTGTCAAAGCTGATTACGCGGACGGACAGGTTCACCTCACATGCGAAGAGGATAACGAGAGCTTTGTCCTAAAAGGCGATAAACTGCTTTTAGCTCTTGGTCGCAAGCCAACAGTGAGCGGTCTCGGCCTTGCAGAGAGCGGCGTTGAGGTTAATAAAAAAGGAATTGTCGTGAATGATTATTTAGAGACGACGCTAAAAAACGTGTACGCGATTGGCGATGTAGTTGGACCGTACCAGCTGTCTCACATGGCGAATGCGCAGGGTATTCGGGCGGTGCAAAATGCGCTGTTGCCGTTTAAGCGTAAGATGTCGTACAAGCATGTGACATGGGCGACGTACACGGATCCAGAGATTGCACGCTCGGGGATGTCCGAGGAGGAGGCGCGCGAGAAGCACGGCGATTCGATTCGCGTGTACCGCCATGACTACGATCATTTGGATCGTGCGTTAACGAAAAAAGGTTCGTTTGGTCGCGTAAAGATTATTTTAGACAAAAAAGGGTATATCTTAGGTGCATCGGTTTTAGGGGATCGCGCTGGCGAGATTATTGCTCAGATCCAGACGGCGAAGACGCTCAAGATCAAGTTTGGAGCACTGTCAAAGGTGATCCATCCTTACCCAACCTACAGCGAGATCTTGGTTAAAATGGCGAAGAAGGCGTATGTTGACGGGATCTTTGCTAATCCGATTGTTAAATTTGCTCTTTCATTTAGGAAAAAGGGGGAATAA
- a CDS encoding MarR family winged helix-turn-helix transcriptional regulator, whose product MAHLEHMKLENQMCFPLYALSREVIKAYKPLLEPHGLTYTQYIAMLVLWEEETIRFKDLGKRLHLDSGTLTPLIRNLEKSELVHKYRNPEDDRTVTVELSEKGYALKDRLQHVPIQILDQFDGNKEDLVALKQLLDAMLAHSEGGDIHDKKV is encoded by the coding sequence ATGGCTCATCTAGAGCACATGAAGCTGGAGAATCAAATGTGCTTCCCTCTCTATGCGCTATCGCGAGAGGTGATCAAGGCGTATAAGCCACTTTTAGAGCCTCATGGACTCACGTATACCCAATATATTGCCATGTTAGTCCTGTGGGAGGAAGAGACGATTCGCTTCAAAGACTTAGGTAAAAGGCTTCATCTTGATTCAGGCACGCTCACACCCCTGATTCGTAATTTAGAAAAGTCGGAGCTTGTGCACAAATATCGTAATCCGGAAGATGATCGTACAGTCACGGTAGAATTATCCGAAAAAGGGTATGCATTAAAAGACAGGCTACAACACGTGCCTATTCAGATTCTTGATCAGTTTGACGGCAACAAAGAAGATCTCGTAGCACTAAAGCAGCTACTTGATGCGATGCTTGCTCATTCAGAAGGAGGAGACATACATGACAAAAAAGTATGA
- a CDS encoding uracil-DNA glycosylase has translation MQDREALAKEAKRRAASFDLEGFVFGEGPDKPAFMLIGEAPGETEIHEGKPFTGRAGKELMMFLKKIGVTREDVYITAAVRSRPFRVRDKKGRDGVWIKKRYNRTPTKREVLAHAALLDEELARVDAPFIVTLGNVGLARLLGPGYKITDCHGELLTGPVQRLNAARDGYEWTERSYRVLPTFHPASIFYNRKLEGRIAEDAEVIRELVKGVF, from the coding sequence ATGCAAGATAGAGAGGCTTTAGCAAAAGAGGCAAAAAGACGGGCGGCTAGCTTTGATTTAGAAGGCTTCGTTTTTGGCGAAGGTCCTGACAAACCAGCGTTTATGTTAATAGGAGAAGCGCCAGGCGAAACGGAAATCCATGAGGGGAAGCCATTTACTGGTCGCGCCGGGAAGGAATTAATGATGTTTCTAAAGAAGATAGGAGTAACTAGAGAGGATGTGTACATAACGGCGGCGGTGCGTAGCAGACCATTCCGTGTGCGTGATAAGAAGGGACGGGACGGAGTATGGATAAAGAAGCGCTACAACCGCACACCGACAAAGCGCGAAGTACTGGCTCATGCCGCTCTATTAGACGAGGAGCTTGCGCGTGTAGATGCACCATTTATCGTAACGTTAGGGAATGTTGGATTGGCTCGACTTTTAGGTCCGGGATATAAGATAACAGATTGTCATGGGGAGCTTTTGACAGGGCCGGTGCAACGGTTAAATGCGGCGAGAGACGGCTACGAGTGGACGGAGCGATCTTACCGCGTGCTACCGACCTTCCACCCAGCGAGCATCTTTTACAATCGTAAGTTAGAAGGGAGGATTGCGGAGGACGCAGAGGTGATTCGGGAGCTTGTTAAGGGGGTCTTTTAA
- a CDS encoding kanamycin nucleotidyltransferase C-terminal domain-containing protein yields MKKETIKLNYPQETTREAKLQRAQELAQRVQDTYGDAIVAIGLYGSLATGRDGGYSDIEMHVVARDEVEIPAVEGVYPPYKIELSMRQETSFLKEASIISDAWSVKAGSYVDVRPLYDPTDYFKNLKKMPFKRLSEQKLAVMREFFIWEPCETIAKLYTNWDLGNQDYVIMAAHDLLWQTAKLIGLANETYYPSRATMLRDATSMSNVPKGFDELVTSYLSGDMADKQAVYLACKNLWEGLQKWISEQGITYTEDVLTLPSIQTKGES; encoded by the coding sequence ATGAAGAAGGAGACGATTAAACTGAATTACCCGCAAGAAACAACTCGAGAAGCTAAGTTGCAGCGAGCACAAGAACTAGCTCAACGCGTGCAAGATACATATGGCGATGCTATCGTAGCTATTGGGCTCTACGGATCACTTGCTACCGGACGTGATGGAGGCTACTCTGATATCGAGATGCATGTAGTAGCGAGAGATGAGGTAGAAATCCCGGCAGTAGAAGGAGTTTATCCACCCTATAAAATAGAGCTATCCATGAGACAGGAAACGTCCTTTTTAAAAGAAGCGAGTATTATCTCAGATGCTTGGTCGGTGAAGGCAGGGTCTTATGTTGATGTGCGTCCATTGTATGATCCTACTGATTATTTTAAGAACCTAAAGAAGATGCCGTTTAAGAGACTGTCAGAGCAAAAACTGGCTGTCATGCGAGAATTTTTTATCTGGGAACCGTGCGAGACAATTGCTAAGCTTTATACAAATTGGGATCTTGGAAATCAGGATTATGTCATTATGGCAGCACACGATTTACTCTGGCAAACGGCAAAGCTAATTGGTCTAGCCAATGAAACATACTATCCTTCAAGAGCTACAATGCTAAGAGATGCTACTAGTATGTCGAACGTACCAAAAGGATTTGATGAACTTGTAACGAGCTATTTAAGTGGCGATATGGCAGATAAACAAGCTGTTTACTTAGCTTGTAAAAACTTGTGGGAAGGCCTGCAAAAATGGATAAGTGAGCAAGGTATTACGTATACGGAGGACGTACTAACGCTCCCTTCAATACAAACAAAAGGAGAAAGCTAG
- a CDS encoding GNAT family N-acetyltransferase — translation MKTTLIELTVHKKEFEEALRNFELLEEQKEFSAMPMDKINSPKVEADAVHVVILKDEVPVGYFTLETGDKRALYTSNKQARVLTSFSVTLPYQGKGIAKTALQMLPMFIRSTLPEVNEVVLGVNKRNVAAHGLYVACGFQDHLEEFVGPKGPQNVLHLDV, via the coding sequence ATGAAAACGACATTAATTGAACTGACTGTACATAAGAAAGAGTTTGAAGAAGCGCTTCGCAATTTTGAGCTTTTAGAAGAGCAAAAAGAATTTTCGGCCATGCCAATGGATAAAATCAATAGTCCGAAGGTGGAAGCGGATGCTGTACATGTGGTAATTTTAAAGGATGAGGTGCCGGTTGGCTATTTTACGCTGGAGACAGGAGATAAACGAGCGCTTTACACTAGTAACAAGCAGGCGAGAGTGCTGACATCGTTCTCCGTTACCTTGCCGTATCAGGGGAAAGGAATTGCGAAGACAGCGCTACAGATGCTACCTATGTTCATCAGAAGTACGCTCCCCGAGGTCAATGAAGTTGTACTCGGAGTAAACAAGCGGAATGTGGCAGCGCACGGATTATATGTGGCGTGTGGGTTCCAGGATCATCTGGAGGAATTTGTGGGTCCTAAGGGACCGCAAAATGTGTTGCATTTAGATGTTTGA